Proteins co-encoded in one Brassica oleracea var. oleracea cultivar TO1000 chromosome C4, BOL, whole genome shotgun sequence genomic window:
- the LOC106337659 gene encoding mitochondrial ubiquitin ligase activator of NFKB 1-like — protein MEPWSGLCCIGAVALYLLSRRTARDVDFLESVTRVDHLKDLESTVLLPSIVAVSATVGSETPIKSEHSGILSVILQETAEQQFLKRNWKFSWVQDTALMLPVCKEVPWFLDDGTGRVIVEGARSGIGFALTAGGEVFEKPEPSSLVSGTLDFLRGLEMLGIRRVERVLPVGTRLTVVGQTIKDGVGDVRIQKPDQGPFYVSPVPLDQLISNVGKWSRRFKKASMGLAIVGVILISKPVIKYILVKTGDLLERRRQRLLKKRVVDAAAKRKKLVDAAAKREERVTSKDLENGTSRDGDEHDRCVVCHERKCDAAFVPCGHMCCCLTCALKLLGKPCPLCRERGIRILKIYRN, from the exons ATGGAACCCTGGAGTGGGTTATGTTGCATAGGCGCCGTTGCTCTTTATCTTCTGAGCCGCCGAACAGCCAG GGATGTTGACTTTCTCGAATCGGTCACTAGGGTTGACCACCTCAAGGATTTGG AGAGCACGGTGTTGTTGCCTTCGATCGTCGCAGTATCAGCAACAGTTGGCTCTGAGACACCCATCAAGAGTGAGCACAGTGGCATTCTAAGTGTTATTCTCCAGGAAACA GCAGAGCAACAGTTTCTGAAACGTAATTGGAAGTTTTCATGGGTTCAAGACACTGCATTGATGCTCCCCGTGTGTAAGGAAGTCCCTTGGTTTCTG GACGATGGGACAGGCCGCGTGATCGTAGAGGGAGCTCGAAGTGGAATAGGTTTTGCGTTGACGGCTGGAGGTGAAGTATTTGAAAAGCCAGAGCCGTCTTCCCTCGTTTCAGGAACCTTGGATTTTCTCCGAGGCCTCGAG ATGCTTGGAATAAGACGCGTTGAACGTGTTCTCCCAGTCGGTACACGCCTTACCGTTGTTGGTCAG ACTATAAAGGATGGTGTTGGGGATGTGAGGATTCAAAAACCCGATCAAGGGCCTTTCTACGTCTCCCCTGTACCGCTCGATCAGCTCATCTCTAATGTGGGAAAGTGGTCAAG GAGGTTCAAGAAAGCCTCCATGGGTTTAGCTATTGTTGGTGTGATTCTGATATCAAAGCCTGTGATTAAATATATTCTAGTGAAAACAGGAGATCTTCTAGAGAGAAGGCGGCAGCGACTGTTAAAGAAAAG AGTTGTTGATGCAGCTGCCAAGAGAAAGAAACTTGTTGATGCAGCTGCTAAGAGAGAGGAACGAGTGACCAGTAAAG ATTTGGAGAATGGTACAAGCAGAGATGGCGATGAACATGATCGTTGTGTGGTCTGCCATGAGCGGAAATGTGACGCCGCTTTTGTTCC GTGCGGTCATATGTGCTGCTGCTTAACATGCGCCTTGAAGTTGCTGGGAAAGCCTTGTCCTCTCTGCCGGGAACGAGGAATTCGGATTTTGAAGATTTACCGCAATTGA
- the LOC106337660 gene encoding uncharacterized protein LOC106337660, whose protein sequence is MQRRETGDENSGVCCRLIRYVVVKLMSGQKEEKSVKKKLIKKGSNSDITIHFKEREDNAANAINTSSRSERERVIMLVNGGSDVKSVASEASFVRPHAAVVVAKPEDVRRRSQPKPVSIDIDKKSDAFIQSRLEMMRKRL, encoded by the coding sequence ATGCAGAGAAGAGAGACTGGTGATGAAAACAGTGGGGTTTGTTGCCGGCTGATAAGGTACGTGGTGGTTAAACTCATGTCGGGTCAGAAGGAAGAAAAGTCTGTGAAGAAGAAACTGATCAAGAAGGGATCAAATTCGGATATCACAATCCACTTCAAGGAAAGAGAAGATAACGCTGCTAATGCCATCAATACTAGCTCTAGATCAGAGAGAGAGAGGGTGATCATGCTGGTCAATGGTGGTAGTGACGTGAAGAGCGTAGCGAGTGAAGCTAGCTTTGTGCGACCTCATGCTGCGGTGGTGGTAGCTAAGCCTGAAGATGTGAGGAGAAGATCACAACCAAAGCCAGTTTCGATTGATATTGATAAGAAATCAGATGCTTTCATTCAGAGTAGACTCGAGATGATGAGAAAAAGGCTTTAG
- the LOC106338460 gene encoding uncharacterized protein LOC106338460 yields MSRGMRPKQSKLVVSFTFWGFLVLSSATEDLLVISQCKNQCKHDLHNMKECEDRCDKKMMMMDQEELFLEDGEGIYQRCVTACPRTTKETMAATEKQEVGRSYGPLQTKCNRKCTSPYTPLKRCISQCLKPMVGKKIMDNEVICESSCSILQEKPLIVRCTRVCQESTPGAVGLVLLEK; encoded by the coding sequence ATGAGTAGAGGCATGAGACCAAAACAATCGAAGTTAGTAGTCAGCTTTACGTTTTGGGGTTTTCTGGTGTTGTCAAGTGCAACAGAAGATCTGCTGGTGATATCTCAGTGTAAGAACCAATGCAAACATGATCTCCACAACATGAAAGAGTGTGAAGATAGGTGTGACAAAAAGATGATGATGATGGACCAAGAGGAACTCTTTTTAGAAGATGGAGAAGGCATCTATCAACGCTGCGTGACGGCTTGCCCTCGTACCACAAAAGAGACGATGGCGGCCACAGAGAAGCAAGAAGTAGGAAGAAGTTATGGGCCTTTACAGACAAAATGCAACAGAAAATGCACTTCTCCTTACACACCCCTTAAAAGATGCATATCCCAATGCTTAAAGCCCATGGTTGGGAAGAAGATCATGGACAACGAGGTAATCTGCGAGTCCTCATGCAGCATCCTTCAAGAGAAACCGCTCATTGTAAGATGCACCAGGGTTTGCCAGGAGAGTACTCCCGGAGCTGTTGGCTTAGTTCTACTTGAGAAATAG
- the LOC106340189 gene encoding methyl-CpG-binding domain-containing protein 4-like produces the protein MEEEELGNAVTPRAKKDVAPGRVVDTYAAQCDTCHKWRVIDSQEEYEDIRSRVLEDPFTCDKKKQVSCEDPADLDYDSSRTWVIDKPGIPKTPKGFKRSLVLRKDYSKMDTYYITPAGKKLRSRNEVASFIETNPEFKDAPLRDFTFTVPKVMEDTCPPDAKLASPAVTTTDDVSEKSFKPNPFKG, from the exons ATGGAGGAGGAAGAGCTCGGTAACGCAGTGACACCAAGAGCCAAG AAAGACGTTGCTCCAGGGAGGGTGGTCGATACCTATGCGGCACAATGCGATACTTGTCACAAGTGGAGAGTGATTGATAGCCAGGAGGAGTACGAGGACATCAGGAGTAGAGTGCTGGAGGACCCTTTTACCTGCGATAAGAAGAAACAAGTCTCTTGCGAAGACCCTGCTGATCTTGACTATGATTCCTCTCGAACCTGGGTCATCGACAAGCCTGGTATCCCCAAAACTCCCAAAGGTTTCAAGAGGAGCCTTGTCCTCAGAAAAGACTACTCCAAGATGGATACTTACTACATTACTCCAGCTGGTAAGAAGCTGAGGAGTCGCAATGAAGTCGCATCCTTCATCGAAACCAATCCAGAGTTCAAGGATGCACCGCTTCGAGACTTCACTTTCACTGTCCCAAAGGTCATGGAAGACACTTGTCCTCCTGATGCTAAGCTTGCCTCTCCTGCTGTTACTACTACTGATGATGTTTCAGAGAAGAGCTTCAAACCCAATCCATTCAAAGGATAG
- the LOC106341319 gene encoding uncharacterized protein LOC106341319, translated as MVITTSSSTILIGEEGVEIRPSEESTPTHSHRRRWSTPIESGVESLDERLTFRSLTDHEGTDHRGADDFYLGGEISAWGPFGPPLLKESRPIAPPQMPLPKRTEAVVELRRERSVTRKRDLPPYLTTLDCNGRPRFHHRRVRSEGRLEIASVAVSIPEIVSVRGREGLRIGTVRISQDEGEHNH; from the coding sequence ATGGTAATCACGACGTCATCCTCTACGATTCTCATCGGAGAAGAAGGCGTAGAGATCCGTCCATCAGAGGAGAGTACACCAACACATTCTCATCGACGGCGTTGGAGCACCCCGATTGAATCCGGCGTCGAATCTCTCGACGAGAGGCTCACCTTCAGATCTCTGACGGATCACGAGGGAACGGATCACCGAGGTGCTGACGATTTTTATCTAGGCGGCGAAATATCGGCGTGGGGACCGTTTGGACCGCCGTTACTGAAGGAGTCGAGACCAATTGCGCCGCCGCAGATGCCACTTCCGAAGAGGACGGAAGCGGTTGTAGAACTGAGGAGAGAGAGAAGCGTGACGAGGAAGCGAGATCTGCCGCCATATCTGACGACGCTTGATTGTAACGGACGGCCGAGATTTCATCATAGGAGGGTGAGAAGCGAAGGGCGGTTGGAGATTGCCAGCGTGGCAGTGAGTATACCGGAGATCGTTAGCGTACGTGGAAGAGAAGGACTCAGAATCGGAACAGTGAGAATCAGTCAAGATGAAGGCGAACATAATCACTGA